The nucleotide sequence ATGAATATCATGACAACGGTGTTTCTCCGATATGATAACCTGAAGATATATTATCCAAACAGCGTGCTTGCAACAAAACCAATTATGAATTACTACAGAAGTCCTGATATGGGAGAAGCAATTGACTTCTCCATTCATGTTGCAACTCCTGTTGAGAAACTGGCCCTCATGAAGGAACGACTACTGCGGTATGTATCCTTCTCCATCAGTTGTTTTGTTCAATCAGACTTCCCAAGAGAGTCGACAGTAGAGAGGGGCCAGCACTAGGCCCTGGCTCAGTTTAAAGAGGGCTTTTATCTGAAAACCTTTCAAAGTAAACATGTTTTGAAAAATATCAGTATGAAGCCAACAAATAATTTGCAACTGGAGTATATAGATTCAGACCTAGTTTGCAGCTAGTAGATCATACAATTCATCAAAGCATACATGATTTAGTCTATTTTACTACACTGAACTAATTATAAGTTCCGCTTGTACTTCCAGCTACATTGATAACAAGAAGGAACACTGGTACCCGGGTGCTATGGTTGTACTCCGGGACGTCGATGACACCAACAAACTGAAAGTATCAATATGGCTGCGGCACACGCTCAACTGGCAGGACATGGGTATGCGGTTCGTGAGGCGAGAGCTAGTGCTCCAGGAGATGATCAAAGTCCTGAGGGACCTTGAGATTGAGTATCGGATGCTGCCACTTGACGTGAATGTTCGGAATGCGCCTGCAATTCAGTCCACAAGGATGCCTACAACATGGAGTTATTCGTGAAGCGGTGACAGGACCGGACCATTTGGCCGTGACATTGCAGATGAGGACTTGCTATCTTCCTCCATGGATCTTGGTGGCAACGCAAGTGGTTTAAGTTGCAGGTGCTTGGTGTGCAAATAGAGGTAGAGAGTGGCATATTAGTATGTAGAGAGCTGTTAGCTGTGCCTGCAGTCGTCACTTGTGCGCCTTGTAATTACTGTACTCTCTTGCGTGATGATAATTTTGTGTACATTTGATGGAAAATGACGGCTTGGAAAGAGAAGTAATTCAAGATGGCATGGTATTGTGTACGCAAATGTAACCTGCCTGATTCCCGGTTGCCATCACCGCTGACTGTTGTGATTGTGAAGTTCCTCGGCTCGTCGGCCCGGCCGGGCGCCAAAGCAGAATGGATGGAACGAGCATGCCGGGTGCGACAGCGACAACGAAGATGCTTTATCTGGGTGCGCATTGCGGGATGGTGAAGAGATGGCAATGTAGTGTTCTGTTCTATCTGTGAGTTGTGTCGAAATACCTTGTATACTGAACTTCTTGCAGAATCCAAATTCAGAATATTAGGTTTGGCGAGGTGAACCTCACATTTCTCATTCGAGAACTTAAGATTTTACACGAGAACGGATGTTTTTCAGTTTCATTTAAGAGCTTAATCAATCTATCTACCATGGACGGATGTTTTTCAGTTTCATTTAAGAGCTTAATCAATCTATCTACCATGGTGGTCAATTCATCCAAACTTAAACAGCAGAAGAACCGAGTGGTTGCATGAGCATGAAGTGAGTGAGACCTTCCGTTCATTTACCATTTTGTTTTATTAACTTACTAAAAACATCAAACCCAGTTTCGAGTTCTAAACATCTAACGCTGGCACTGGGATAACAATTCTCTGTATGAACCAGCCCCCGAATTACGAGCTTCAGTACATCTAGATAAAAGAGGGATTAGATCTATGCCAGATAAAGCTCTCaccaaattcctggaccatttACATCCCACTAGCTCGAAGCCTTCAATTCAGTAGCAACTGCGATCGTCCACTCTATGGAGTTGCCGCTGCACCCTGGAGCTCAAACCCTCTCTCCGCCGCGTAGTCCACGAAGCTGTACAAGGGCAGCACTCGATCGCCATACTTTTCCGCGAACCTGTCAGCCTCTGTCTTGGCCTGAGCCTTGAGCTCCTCCACAATGCCGAGCGCGCGGTCCATCCCCAGGGATCGCAGGACGCTGGCGTTGCTCCTCATCTTGCCGTTTCCCGACGCGCTCCGAACGTCGTCGACGAGCTCGTACAGAACGCCGATGGTGCGGCCGTAGCGCCGCAGCGCGGCCTCCTCGTCGGGCCCGGCCCCACCGAGCATGGCGCCGCAGGCGGCGGAGCACTCGGCCATCTCGCCGAACTTCTTCGTCAGGACCTGCATGACCTCGGCCTCGCCAAGGGCGGTGGCGCCGGCCAGATCGAGGAACTGGCCGGCCGCCATGCCGGTGGATCCGACGGCGCGCGCGAGCTCCGCAAGGACGCGCAGGAGGACGGCATGCGGGACCGGGTCCGGGGACGGGGTGTGGGAGATGACGTGGGTGTAGGCGAGCGGGAAGAGAGCGTCGCCCGCGAGGACGGCCATGTCGGTGCCGTACGCCGCGTGCGTAGACGGGCGCCCGCGTCGCGTCGGGGCTGCGTCGAAGCAGGGCAGGTCGTCGTGCACGAGCGATGCCGCGTGGAGCATCTCCAGCGCCGCGGCGGCCGGGAGCGCGGCCGCGCGCGGGCCGCCGAGGAGCTCGCACGCGGCGACGCACAGCACGGGGGGCGCCCGCTTGGCGGCTCCCTCCTTGCCGGCGCCCGGGAGCACCGCGTAGCGCATGGCGGAGTGGATGCTCTCCGGAGGCTGCATGGGCATCGCGGCGTCGAGTTCGGACTCCACATCGGCGATCAGAGAGGTCCAGTAGCGGCGCAGGTCGAAGGAAGCAGAGGCGGCGGGAGCGGCAGAGGACGCCCGGGCGGTGAGCAAGCGGCGGGAGTTGGAGGAAGGGACCTTGGGGACGGAGAGGGTGATGAAGAGGGAGGAGAGAGCCATGGCGATGGAGAATTTGGGAGGATTGGGGTTCGGTGTGGTTTGCTGAACTTTTCTTGGGTGCGTGGTGACTGCGATGTCGCCAGTCGTTGGATTGGTCATCCCCACTATCGATAGCGAGGCCTCAGCAGTCAGCCCTGCAAGGACAATGTTGGGCAAAAATTACATTCAGGCCCCCTGGTTCACGGGTGAAGCTAGAAATCGAGGGAAGCCGTTATAAAAGATCACAATTTCTCGTGAGCCATTCAAAAGGTTCAGCGGACTTCAGCGTTACTGTTTTAATTTTTGTTTATCCTCCATACATTGAGCTCTAACGGTGTCAACTGTAGGTGTAAAAAGTCGAAAATATCCTTaaatctaaatatgtcattaatttttttaagcatcttaacgactttaaatgaaaaactcaaaactagaaaattatagatctcgtcgagatctacaattttcatataaaaattatcttcatttaattctgcaaaaaaaatatgattaatatatcttagaaaaatcgtaTCTTTTTTATggtattaaatgaagataatttttgtataaaaattacagatctcaacgagatctacaactttctagttttgagttttttcatttggagTCGTTAATAtactaaaaaaattaatgacatatttagaccaaagggtatttttgactttttccatctgcagtttgacaccgttagagtcTAATCTGAcgacagtggcatggagggcaaaaaaaaattaGAGCAGTGGCACTAAAGTCTGCCGAATTTGTTCATTGGCTCATAAAAAATTACGATCTTTTTTAGTGTAGTGGTTCACAGAGAATTCCCTCATAGAAATTTCATAGGATCGAGGATTCCTTTGGAATGGCCACTATTGATGCCTTTGGTTCACGGGAATGGAGCAGATGAAATCCACAGGAATACTGTGCGAAGCCCATAAAAACGGATGAAACTTAACATCCAATCGGACTTCTTTTTTGTGCGAAGACCGAGGCAACTCTCCTTGTTACTCGTACCAAAGACGGGCAACAGTCAGTAGCAAGAATAAAAAAAAAGATATAATGCTGGTGACTAGATGACTAAGAAATTAGATTACTATTACAACCATATGTTCTTCCTTTCCTATGTTCCGAACAATTATTTCTATTCTTATCCTCTGTGTTTCCACCTGCAATCCTATCATATCCCTGTGTTTCTCCTATTCATGCGTTCCAAAGAGCCCTCGGCCAGGTCCGTTCTTGCGCGACTCTATCACCGAAACCCATCTTtgataataaaaaataaaaaaattcatgttTAACTTTCGTCCAATCAAGGTAGAGCCCAGATAAATGGATGGTTGTTTTCATTCAATAAATAAATGGATGGTGTCAAGTACTCACTTcgttttaatttttcattttatttATGTCTTACTTCAAATTTATTGAACTTTAAatatttaaacaagttttcataAAATATTAACATAtacaaaataaaataaatgacTTATTAAAATGTATCTCATGGTGTATATAATGATGAATCTTGTTTGATGTCATATTTGTTTATatttttcatggtggaaactaGAGAAGTTTGAGATGAGACGAAACTAAAGTGACTTACAATATGAAACAGAAGGAGTATTCGAGTATGAAACAGTGTTACATTTTTCATTTGACTTTAGAATAGGTCCCATGTGCGAATATTACCGTTCCTAGATATCTCTATCCACCCAttggtagggatgaaaatggcgAGACGACACTATAATACAGATTTTTCTGTTTTATGAAAATAACTACCGAAAAAACAGTTGTGCTATGTCACAAAACGTTAACTTTCTTGTTTTGGTAAAAGTGAAAAATGATTAGAAATGGTATCATAACACAAAAAACGACTTTCACGTTTCTTTCATGTTTGAAATGGTATCCTACTTCAACAAAACGTCGATTATAGTTTGGAACTGCAAAACCTTTCGTAGCGCCataaccccaaagtcatggacTATCCTTCCAAGCTGCCTTTCATTTGTGTGAACCTCAGAACAGCCACATAAAATAGCCACTCATTTAACTTGAATCAAGCTCCAGTCAATTTTCTGTGCGGAATTAACCCGTTATTGCACCTAACATGGTTTAGTTAAAATATGGTTTAGTCATGTGCCttgaaatttatttgatttagttAAAATATGGTTAGACCAAGTTCAATTAAATCCAACAAAAAATAGCTAACTTATTATCATTGGTACGGGCGAGTCGGCCGCTCAACAAACTTTGTGTCATTGAAACCTAAGAGCACATTTACTAGTTtgaataaaaaatattaacatttatcaTACTAAACAGTTATCATTAGATTCGCCATGGGATATGCTTTTATATTATATATCTACTTTAGATCATAAATGTTAATACCACTATAAAATTAGTTATTTTAAGATAGTTTGTCATAGTATCAGATTTTGGACAAAACTCAAGATACCTTTTGTTCTGGCTTTTTTTAATAACTCCTTTGTTCTGGCTTTGACAAGGAGTCAAGGAAAAGGCTCCTAGTGTCCATGGCTATGAGGTTTGAGGTTCATATGATTCGAGACTTCATAGTGTTTTATATTACAGAGAGCTCCTATTATTTTAGAGCCACTGTGTAATAAAAGAATGATATTATTGGACATTGCAAGAATGACACAATCATGAACACATATAGAGAACAAAGAAAAAATAAGGAAGGAGCAATAAGCATATGTTCTAACCCTACTCTAAATAGGCATCAGCACTGACAGTATTCCACCTTCTCAATGAATTAGAGCCGGTTAAATATACTCCTGCCCATGAAATTTGTCCAGCTGGATGGAATGTTCTTTTAGGGCTTGTTTACCGTCTCGATCCATcctaacacatgtggattgatacaAATCCGACCACATACAACAAGGCCTCAATCtatggccatgtttagttcccaccaAACTCCTGAAAAATGCACTATACAAAaaaagattctccatcacatcaaacttgcggtacatgcatagagtactaaatgtagacgaaatcaaaaaactaattgcacagtttagttgtactttacgagtcgaatcttttgagcctaattagtcgatgtttggacaataattcacaaatacaaacgaaacactACAGTAATGCATTAATTATTTGGCCACTCCCAAATCCGGGAACTAAACGTGCTCTATATGTGTTGGGGTGGAATTTGTACACATGGATTGAGGTGCATTGATGAATATCCAAACAAGGCCGTCACCTCTTTTTTTCTCAATAGATTATGAACTGACTCGAGACATGAAGAGTGAGGCACCTCCTTGGTTATTGCACTCGAAAGGGGATGAAGGGCTTTTCAAGAAGGCCTCATCGATTTGAATATATTTTCAGGATTTTAGCAAGAAAGAACAGATCTAGCTAACACAGAATGCGCGCTAACATGGTGATCCTGCCCAAGCTTGCTCTTACTTGACATGCAACATGTTGAGTATTTTCTCCAAAGCAAACAAAAGCATCACACCAATCCCAGTGAACCCTGCTAACGGCCAGATGGTAGCATGTGTTCAGCGACTGTCAAACCAACTTATATTACATTACCGGGGTACTTCAATCTAGCGTTTTTTTTCCTTGGCATCTTATGTTTCACATAGCACACACTGCTATGATCAGAAACAGTTTCCCGTTTGTCAGATACCGGTCACCATCTTCAGGCCTTATATACACCGAGGGAAGTGGGTTTCACCAACGTAGCCTCCGGCCATCGCCCTCTGAACATTTTTCTCAAACTTTTTCGGGTCATCGCGGAGAACAGCTGCTGCATCATGGTTCAGGGGGTCCTCGTCATTAGGTTGCTGCAACATGATTTTTGAATATGATTAGCAACTAGATGCCAAATGATGAAGCAAACATTGTATAAGTAGCTTCTGCTCCATAACACAAATGTAAGTGAAACAATGTCAAAAACAGTGAAATAAAGTCGAGATAAATCTTCTGCCAGAAGTCCAGAACTAAACACAGATCTGCTTTCATAACGATGTATTGTTGTATTTCTATTCCTATACATAGTAGCTATCTAGCAGAACTGAACACAAATCTGCTTTCATAACGATGTAATATTTCTATTCCTATATATAGTAGTTGTCTCAGTAACTCACCGAGAAAAGAAGATTCAAACCATACACAATGGTGTTGATGTTCAGGACAGGCTTCCAATCTTCACGCAGAATGTTCAGGCAAACATTTCCCTCCAAGTCAATATTGGGATGGTAAACCTTGCATGTTACAAAAACTGAACATCAGTACACAGAATGACAGGTTACAATCGAGAGGTGAGTTAATTTCACAGATGGAGCTCTTCCTAGTTACCTTAGTCTTGCACTTGACTTTGGGAGGCTCATGCGGGTAAGCTGGAGGAACTTGGAAGGTAAAAACAAATTTTCCACCCCTAACAATAGGCATTTGCACATTAGAAAACAAGGTTAGCAATAAGGCATATATATTGAAACAGGGGAAagaaaattaaaattaaataaaagTAGTCCTGAGTTCATATCACGAACTTCTGAGTTCTGAGTAATTTCGTTACTTCTGAGTAATGAATTTCAGTCTGCCCGTGgtgaaaaaaacaaacaaacttcTGCTTCTGATTTTGAGTAAAAGCAATATCTAAGGATCAAACGTTCACCAACCTAACTAAAAAGCAAACCAACAAAAGACAAAAGGGCAAATCTCCTCAGTTTAC is from Miscanthus floridulus cultivar M001 chromosome 7, ASM1932011v1, whole genome shotgun sequence and encodes:
- the LOC136467462 gene encoding heterodimeric geranylgeranyl pyrophosphate synthase small subunit, chloroplastic-like; this encodes MALSSLFITLSVPKVPSSNSRRLLTARASSAAPAASASFDLRRYWTSLIADVESELDAAMPMQPPESIHSAMRYAVLPGAGKEGAAKRAPPVLCVAACELLGGPRAAALPAAAALEMLHAASLVHDDLPCFDAAPTRRGRPSTHAAYGTDMAVLAGDALFPLAYTHVISHTPSPDPVPHAVLLRVLAELARAVGSTGMAAGQFLDLAGATALGEAEVMQVLTKKFGEMAECSAACGAMLGGAGPDEEAALRRYGRTIGVLYELVDDVRSASGNGKMRSNASVLRSLGMDRALGIVEELKAQAKTEADRFAEKYGDRVLPLYSFVDYAAERGFELQGAAATP
- the LOC136467464 gene encoding NEDD8-conjugating enzyme Ubc12-like — translated: MINLFKIKNQKKGDAANTNGKPAAKKQSPGELRLHKDIAELNLPKTTKITFPNGKDDLMNFECTIKPDEGYYMGGKFVFTFQVPPAYPHEPPKVKCKTKVYHPNIDLEGNVCLNILREDWKPVLNINTIVYGLNLLFSQPNDEDPLNHDAAAVLRDDPKKFEKNVQRAMAGGYVGETHFPRCI